From bacterium, a single genomic window includes:
- a CDS encoding cytidine deaminase — MSPEELLERAAEARGLARAPYSGYAVGAVVLSADGRVFPGANVENAAYGESLCAERNAAGSAVSAGALPITACAVVAGRVGSPSRGVWPCGACRQFLFELGGGGLLVYTLADDGSVASARLADLLPLPFGREQLE, encoded by the coding sequence GTGAGCCCCGAGGAGCTGCTCGAGAGGGCCGCGGAGGCCCGTGGCCTGGCCCGCGCCCCGTATTCCGGGTACGCGGTGGGGGCCGTGGTGCTCTCGGCCGACGGCCGGGTTTTTCCCGGGGCGAACGTGGAGAACGCGGCCTACGGCGAATCCCTCTGCGCCGAGCGAAACGCCGCGGGGAGTGCAGTCTCCGCGGGAGCCCTGCCCATCACGGCCTGCGCCGTGGTCGCCGGGCGGGTGGGCTCCCCGTCGCGGGGCGTCTGGCCCTGCGGCGCCTGCCGTCAGTTCCTCTTCGAACTGGGAGGCGGCGGCCTCTTGGTCTATACTTTGGCCGACGATGGGTCGGTGGCGTCGGCCCGGTTGGCCGATCTCCTGCCACTACCCTTCGGGCGGGAACAACTGGAATAA